The proteins below are encoded in one region of Flavobacterium sp. IMCC34852:
- the porW gene encoding type IX secretion system periplasmic lipoprotein PorW/SprE, translating to MKTNTTKYFIFTGLLFFLIACSTKKNTFLSRNSHALSTEYNILYNGQLALDKGIEDVKLQNKDNFWEMLPIERMQVTEDRMLPGENRNANFERAETKATKAIQKHSMNIQGSEKNPQMDEAHLLLGKSRYYEQRFVPALEAFNYVLYKYPKSDKIYEVKIWREKTNMRLENDAIAVNNLTKLLQEIKFKDQIYADANAALAQAFLNLEEKDSAVAKIKLATEFTKSNEEKARYRFILAQLYEQLGYKDSAYAKYQEVIDMNRKSSRQYIVQAHAKQAGQFDYEKGDSITFLKKFNDLIEDRENRPFLDVLHHQVALFYDKNKNFSQAKKHYNLSLKKKTQDTYLTASNYRNLADIYFNSAKYVTAGKYFDSTLVQLKPRTREFNSIKKKRENLEDVIKYEGIAQRNDSIIALYAMSGDERTAYFEKHIEKLKKAEEAAQKLAEKEAQIKENQDRNEGKIDSKDASNAKKTDATSKTEGKDNSFYFYNPTTVAYGKKEFEKIWGKRTLQDNWKSESGSGKNSEKEEDDLTEKETSKDSKEEVVEARFTPDFYIKQLPTSQILIDSLSKERNFAYYQLGVIYKEKFKEYQLAANKLEQLLKNSPEERLVLPSMYNLFKIYEIIDKNKAESMKARIISLYPNSRYAQILSNPNNEFAESDDSPKAVYESLYKQYLAGDYKAVLMATTAAIDRFTGDEIVPKLELLKANIIGKLAGLEEYGKALNFVALNYPNVEEGKRAEKMLTVDMPKLNALQLSSLDSKNWKILYRTKDFEDKNTKILREKIGKFIKDRSLDRLSVSLDIYTMTDNFVVIHGLNSNDLAVGITSILKDYKDYKIQDTPIIISTENYTIVQIKKNIDEFLAGNLTDNPTQPNWDGTIEKTVVQQEQPAPNQEKPAKESKDPINPQPINPTKGVEESSGPIGLPPSPQSQKSGKKG from the coding sequence TTGAAAACCAATACTACTAAATATTTTATTTTCACCGGATTACTCTTTTTTTTGATAGCTTGTTCTACCAAGAAAAATACTTTTCTTTCCAGAAATTCCCACGCACTCAGTACTGAATACAACATTCTTTATAATGGTCAATTGGCTTTAGATAAAGGTATTGAGGATGTGAAGTTGCAAAACAAAGACAATTTTTGGGAAATGTTGCCTATCGAAAGAATGCAGGTCACAGAAGACCGAATGCTTCCTGGAGAAAACCGAAACGCCAATTTTGAAAGAGCGGAAACCAAAGCCACCAAAGCAATTCAAAAACACTCCATGAATATTCAGGGTTCAGAAAAGAATCCCCAAATGGACGAAGCACATTTGCTGTTAGGAAAATCAAGATATTACGAACAAAGATTTGTACCGGCATTGGAAGCCTTCAATTATGTGCTTTATAAATATCCGAAAAGTGACAAAATCTACGAAGTAAAAATTTGGCGTGAAAAAACCAATATGCGTTTGGAAAATGATGCCATCGCCGTTAACAATTTGACCAAACTTTTACAAGAAATCAAATTCAAAGACCAAATTTATGCCGACGCTAATGCGGCTTTAGCACAAGCTTTTTTAAATTTAGAAGAAAAAGACAGTGCAGTGGCCAAAATCAAATTGGCCACAGAATTCACCAAATCCAACGAGGAAAAAGCAAGATACCGATTCATATTGGCACAGTTGTACGAACAATTAGGCTATAAAGACAGTGCTTATGCCAAATACCAAGAGGTCATCGACATGAACAGAAAGTCATCTCGACAATACATCGTTCAGGCGCATGCCAAACAGGCCGGTCAGTTTGATTACGAAAAAGGAGACTCGATTACCTTTTTGAAAAAATTTAATGATTTAATTGAAGACAGAGAAAATCGTCCTTTCTTAGACGTTTTACACCACCAAGTGGCATTGTTTTATGATAAAAATAAAAACTTCTCCCAAGCTAAAAAGCACTACAATCTTTCGCTTAAAAAGAAAACACAAGACACTTACTTAACGGCTTCTAATTACAGAAATCTGGCAGATATTTATTTTAATTCGGCCAAATATGTCACTGCGGGAAAATATTTCGACAGTACACTTGTGCAATTAAAGCCAAGAACCCGCGAATTCAATTCGATTAAAAAGAAAAGAGAAAATCTCGAAGATGTCATCAAGTATGAAGGCATTGCACAAAGAAACGACAGCATTATAGCCTTGTATGCTATGTCGGGTGATGAGCGAACCGCTTATTTTGAAAAGCACATAGAGAAACTAAAAAAAGCAGAAGAAGCCGCTCAAAAGTTGGCTGAAAAAGAAGCCCAAATTAAAGAAAACCAAGACAGAAACGAAGGCAAAATCGATTCTAAAGATGCTTCGAATGCCAAGAAAACCGACGCTACATCAAAAACGGAAGGCAAAGACAATTCGTTTTATTTTTACAACCCAACAACCGTTGCTTACGGGAAAAAGGAATTTGAAAAAATTTGGGGCAAAAGAACCCTTCAGGACAATTGGAAATCTGAATCCGGGTCAGGTAAAAACAGTGAAAAAGAAGAGGATGACCTGACCGAAAAAGAAACCTCAAAAGACTCTAAAGAAGAAGTTGTTGAAGCCCGATTTACGCCTGATTTTTATATCAAACAATTGCCGACAAGCCAAATACTCATTGACAGTTTGAGCAAAGAGAGAAACTTTGCCTACTATCAATTGGGCGTTATTTACAAAGAGAAATTCAAAGAATACCAATTGGCCGCCAACAAATTGGAGCAATTGTTAAAAAACAGTCCGGAAGAAAGATTGGTTTTACCTTCAATGTACAATTTGTTCAAAATCTACGAAATCATCGATAAGAACAAAGCCGAAAGCATGAAAGCGAGAATAATTTCCTTGTATCCGAATTCGAGATACGCCCAAATATTAAGCAATCCTAACAATGAGTTTGCCGAATCGGATGATTCTCCTAAAGCTGTTTATGAAAGTCTTTACAAACAATACCTCGCCGGAGATTATAAAGCGGTTTTAATGGCTACAACTGCGGCTATTGATAGGTTTACCGGAGATGAGATTGTTCCCAAATTAGAATTGTTAAAAGCCAATATTATTGGAAAATTAGCCGGATTGGAGGAATATGGTAAAGCTCTGAATTTTGTAGCACTCAATTATCCGAACGTAGAAGAAGGTAAAAGAGCCGAAAAAATGTTAACGGTTGACATGCCTAAATTAAATGCGTTACAATTGTCAAGTTTGGATTCTAAAAATTGGAAAATTCTTTACCGAACCAAAGATTTTGAAGATAAAAACACAAAAATTCTAAGAGAAAAAATCGGTAAATTCATCAAGGACAGAAGCTTAGACAGGTTGTCGGTTTCCTTAGACATATACACGATGACCGATAATTTTGTGGTGATTCACGGGTTGAATTCTAACGATTTGGCGGTTGGAATTACCTCTATTTTAAAGGATTACAAAGATTATAAAATACAAGACACACCGATAATTATCTCTACTGAAAATTATACGATTGTTCAAATCAAAAAAAACATTGACGAGTTTTTGGCCGGAAATTTAACGGATAACCCAACCCAACCCAATTGGGACGGAACCATAGAAAAAACGGTGGTTCAACAAGAACAGCCTGCTCCAAATCAAGAGAAGCCTGCAAAGGAATCTAAAGACCCAATCAATCCTCAACCCATAAACCCAACCAAAGGAGTAGAAGAAAGTAGCGGCCCTATTGGTTTACCGCCATCACCTCAATCACAAAAGTCAGGCAAAAAAGGATAA
- a CDS encoding bactofilin family protein has translation MFEKSQKSYTDLLGKTNRIVEGTTITGDIISPADFRLDGHLIGNFQSKGKIVIGPAGSVKGDIVCKNADIEGTFEGKIQVQEILNVKSKSHITGEVICGKLAVEPGAEFSATCVMKPHVKNLPNNGQSAEEKSA, from the coding sequence ATGTTTGAAAAAAGCCAAAAATCATATACCGATCTTTTAGGGAAAACCAACCGAATTGTCGAGGGTACAACCATTACCGGCGATATTATTTCTCCGGCAGACTTTCGTTTAGACGGCCATTTGATTGGTAACTTTCAGTCGAAAGGTAAAATTGTCATCGGTCCGGCCGGAAGTGTAAAAGGCGATATTGTTTGCAAAAATGCGGATATCGAAGGCACTTTTGAAGGGAAAATTCAAGTCCAGGAAATCCTCAATGTAAAATCAAAATCCCACATTACAGGAGAAGTAATTTGCGGCAAATTAGCCGTCGAACCCGGAGCCGAATTCAGCGCCACTTGCGTAATGAAGCCTCATGTGAAAAACCTTCCCAATAATGGACAATCCGCAGAAGAAAAGAGCGCGTAA
- a CDS encoding AtpZ/AtpI family protein, translated as MDNPQKKRARNKWLTLINIPIKMGVIVFLFAYLGRWLDEKYDNPHHIYVKISTLVGVAIAFYNLNRQLKEINKSDNQ; from the coding sequence ATGGACAATCCGCAGAAGAAAAGAGCGCGTAACAAGTGGCTGACACTTATCAACATTCCCATCAAAATGGGTGTCATTGTTTTTTTGTTTGCTTATTTGGGTCGATGGCTTGACGAAAAATATGATAATCCACACCACATTTATGTAAAAATCTCAACCCTGGTAGGTGTCGCTATAGCTTTTTACAATCTCAATCGTCAATTGAAAGAAATTAATAAATCAGATAATCAGTAG
- the atpB gene encoding F0F1 ATP synthase subunit A — translation MVFSKKPLRFIIATLVAFLPLVSSANPTVDSTHVSTEATHAVEATHGESAEPKDVKTEIKEFIDHHLKDSYDFNIFGYKDEAGKQHHVGFPLPVILVDNGLKVFSSSKFHNDHEVAEVNGTFYKLHHGKIYKVDSAQGEVTMDEHHHATNEKPLDFSITKNVFMIFVVALIMFLLFKSLAKSYIKNGGIASGVGRIFEPIVLYVRDEIAIPNIGEKHYKRYMSYLLTIFFFIWFLNIFGLTPLGINVTGNIAVTACLALITYLITTFTAKKDYWGHIFWMPGVPVPMKFILAPIELLGTIIKPFSLMIRLYANIVAGHIVLMSLIGLMFVFKNWIGSSLSFFLSFAISLIEILVALLQAYIFTMLSALYFGSAVEEHHHDEAHH, via the coding sequence ATGGTGTTTTCAAAAAAACCACTCCGTTTTATCATCGCTACCTTAGTAGCTTTTTTACCATTAGTAAGTTCGGCAAACCCTACAGTTGATTCAACCCATGTTTCAACAGAAGCAACTCATGCAGTGGAAGCTACTCATGGAGAATCAGCTGAACCAAAAGACGTCAAAACCGAAATCAAAGAGTTTATAGATCACCACTTGAAAGACTCATATGACTTTAATATTTTTGGCTACAAAGACGAAGCCGGAAAACAACACCATGTTGGATTTCCCCTACCGGTAATTTTGGTTGACAATGGTTTAAAGGTTTTCTCTTCTTCAAAATTCCATAACGATCATGAAGTGGCTGAGGTTAACGGAACTTTCTACAAATTGCACCACGGTAAAATTTATAAAGTTGACAGCGCTCAAGGCGAAGTAACTATGGATGAGCACCACCATGCTACCAATGAAAAGCCGCTTGATTTTTCGATTACCAAAAACGTATTCATGATTTTTGTAGTAGCTTTAATCATGTTCTTGTTGTTTAAAAGTTTGGCCAAATCATATATTAAAAACGGCGGAATTGCTTCCGGAGTTGGACGTATTTTCGAACCGATTGTTCTTTATGTTAGAGACGAGATTGCTATTCCTAACATTGGAGAGAAACACTATAAAAGATACATGAGTTATTTATTGACCATATTTTTCTTTATTTGGTTCTTAAATATCTTCGGATTAACACCACTTGGAATCAACGTAACCGGAAACATTGCCGTTACTGCTTGTTTGGCATTAATCACATACTTAATCACAACTTTTACCGCTAAAAAAGATTATTGGGGTCACATTTTCTGGATGCCGGGAGTTCCTGTACCGATGAAATTTATCTTAGCACCAATTGAATTGTTGGGAACGATTATCAAACCATTCTCATTAATGATTCGTCTTTATGCAAACATTGTAGCGGGTCACATCGTATTGATGAGTTTGATAGGGTTGATGTTTGTTTTCAAAAACTGGATCGGAAGCAGCTTGTCTTTCTTCCTTTCGTTTGCGATTTCTTTAATTGAAATATTAGTTGCTTTATTGCAAGCTTATATATTTACTATGTTGTCGGCCCTTTATTTTGGTTCGGCTGTAGAAGAGCATCACCACGATGAAGCTCACCATTAA
- the atpE gene encoding ATP synthase F0 subunit C, with translation MEIPKIIGAGLVVIGAGIGIGRIGGSAMDAIARQPEATGKIQTAMLIAAALIEGIGFAALFAV, from the coding sequence ATGGAAATTCCTAAAATCATTGGAGCTGGATTAGTAGTAATCGGAGCTGGTATCGGTATCGGAAGAATTGGTGGTTCTGCAATGGACGCTATTGCACGTCAACCGGAAGCTACTGGTAAAATCCAAACAGCTATGCTTATTGCTGCTGCGCTTATTGAAGGTATCGGATTTGCTGCTTTATTCGCAGTATAA
- a CDS encoding F0F1 ATP synthase subunit B: MEKLINDFSLGLFFWQFLIFVGLIFLLKKFAWKPILDAVNEREEGIRNALLSAENAKKEMQNLKSDNEKLLAEARLERDTMMKEAREIKEKMINDAKAEAQVAGQKMIEQAKASIESEKNAALAELKSQVSSLSLDIAEKLLKDELSNKEAQTKLVEKMLGDVKLN, translated from the coding sequence ATGGAAAAGTTAATAAATGATTTTTCATTAGGATTGTTCTTCTGGCAATTTTTGATTTTCGTAGGATTGATTTTCTTATTGAAAAAATTTGCTTGGAAACCCATTCTTGATGCCGTAAACGAAAGAGAAGAAGGAATCAGAAACGCGTTGCTTTCAGCTGAAAATGCTAAAAAAGAAATGCAAAACTTGAAATCAGATAATGAGAAATTATTAGCTGAAGCAAGATTAGAGCGTGATACCATGATGAAAGAAGCTCGTGAAATCAAAGAAAAAATGATTAACGATGCTAAAGCAGAAGCACAAGTGGCCGGTCAAAAAATGATTGAGCAAGCTAAAGCTTCTATCGAAAGCGAGAAAAATGCAGCGTTAGCTGAATTGAAATCTCAAGTTTCTTCTTTGTCATTAGACATTGCTGAAAAATTATTAAAAGACGAATTATCTAACAAAGAAGCTCAAACCAAATTGGTAGAGAAAATGTTAGGTGATGTAAAATTAAATTAA
- the atpH gene encoding ATP synthase F1 subunit delta has translation MVMSRAAIRYAKAILETAVSSGNAAKVNDDMSSIVASVAGSAELSEFLSSPIISSEVKMSALKEVFAAVQSETNSLFRLLQENKRFEILADVAMQFNAQFDEMNGVELAKVTTAFPITADLQNKVLAKIATISDKKITIENIVDPSIIGGFILRIGDKQYNASVANRLQELRREFSN, from the coding sequence ATCGTTATGTCAAGAGCTGCGATTAGATACGCGAAAGCAATTTTAGAAACTGCCGTTTCAAGCGGAAACGCTGCTAAAGTAAATGACGACATGTCGTCTATCGTTGCTTCAGTGGCCGGAAGCGCTGAACTAAGCGAATTTCTATCAAGCCCAATCATTTCTTCAGAAGTGAAAATGAGTGCCTTGAAAGAAGTTTTTGCTGCTGTTCAGTCGGAAACCAATTCTTTATTCAGATTGCTTCAGGAAAACAAAAGATTTGAAATTTTAGCTGATGTTGCTATGCAATTCAACGCCCAATTCGACGAAATGAATGGGGTAGAATTAGCCAAAGTAACCACTGCTTTCCCAATCACGGCGGATTTACAAAACAAAGTATTGGCTAAGATTGCGACCATTTCAGACAAAAAGATAACTATTGAAAACATCGTAGATCCATCCATCATTGGCGGATTTATTTTGAGAATAGGAGACAAACAATACAACGCTTCTGTGGCGAACAGATTGCAAGAATTAAGAAGAGAATTTAGTAATTAA
- the atpA gene encoding F0F1 ATP synthase subunit alpha, with the protein MAEIKAAEISAILKKQVEGFQSGATLEEVGTVLQVGDGIARVYGLSNAQYGELVQFDNGLEAIVLNLEEDNVGVVLLGPSTGIREGSTVKRTQRIASLKVGEQIVGRVVDTLGNPIDGKGPIGGDLYEMPLERKAPGVIFRQPVTEPLQTGIKSIDAMIPVGRGQRELVIGDRQTGKTTVCIDTILNQKEFYDAGQPVFCIYVAVGQKASTVAGIAKTLEEKGAMAYTVIVAANASDPAPMQVYAPMAGAAIGEYFRDSGRPALIIYDDLSKQAVAYREVSLLLRRPPGREAYPGDVFYLHSRLLERACKVIADDDIAKNMNDLPDSLKPIVKGGGSLTALPIIETQAGDVSAYIPTNVISITDGQIFLDGDLFNSGVRPAINVGISVSRVGGNAQIKSMKKVAGTLKLDQAQFRELEAFAKFGSDLDAVTLNVIEKGRRNVEILKQAVNDPYTVEDQVAIIYAGSKNLLRNVPVNKVKEFERDYIDYLNNKHRDVLNALKAGKLDDNITDVLEKTAKEISAKYN; encoded by the coding sequence ATGGCGGAAATTAAAGCTGCTGAAATTTCAGCAATATTAAAGAAACAAGTAGAAGGATTTCAATCCGGTGCTACGTTAGAAGAAGTAGGAACTGTTCTTCAAGTGGGTGATGGTATCGCTCGTGTTTATGGTTTGTCAAACGCACAATACGGCGAGTTAGTACAATTCGATAACGGGTTAGAGGCCATCGTTTTGAACTTAGAAGAAGACAATGTGGGTGTGGTACTTTTAGGACCATCTACCGGAATTAGAGAAGGTTCAACCGTAAAAAGAACACAACGTATTGCTTCCTTAAAAGTAGGTGAGCAAATCGTAGGTCGTGTTGTAGATACTTTGGGTAATCCAATCGATGGTAAAGGACCAATCGGTGGTGACTTATACGAAATGCCATTGGAAAGAAAAGCACCAGGAGTTATTTTCCGTCAACCGGTAACTGAGCCATTACAAACAGGTATCAAGTCAATCGACGCGATGATTCCTGTAGGTAGAGGTCAACGTGAGTTAGTAATTGGTGACCGTCAAACCGGTAAAACTACCGTTTGTATCGATACTATCTTGAACCAAAAAGAATTCTACGATGCTGGGCAACCGGTATTCTGTATTTATGTTGCTGTTGGGCAAAAAGCTTCTACAGTAGCAGGAATTGCAAAAACATTAGAAGAAAAAGGCGCTATGGCTTATACGGTAATCGTTGCTGCTAACGCTTCAGATCCTGCGCCAATGCAGGTATATGCTCCAATGGCAGGTGCTGCTATCGGAGAGTATTTCAGAGATTCAGGGCGTCCGGCTTTGATTATCTATGATGATTTATCAAAACAAGCGGTGGCTTACCGTGAGGTGTCTTTGTTGTTAAGAAGACCACCGGGACGTGAAGCTTATCCTGGAGACGTATTCTACTTACACAGCCGTTTATTAGAAAGAGCTTGTAAAGTAATTGCGGATGACGATATCGCGAAAAACATGAATGACTTACCGGATTCTTTGAAACCAATCGTAAAAGGGGGTGGTTCATTAACGGCCTTACCAATTATTGAAACTCAAGCGGGTGACGTTTCTGCGTATATCCCAACCAATGTAATTTCGATTACTGACGGACAGATCTTCTTAGATGGAGATTTATTCAACTCAGGGGTTCGTCCGGCAATTAACGTAGGTATTTCGGTATCACGTGTTGGAGGTAACGCTCAAATTAAATCGATGAAAAAAGTAGCCGGTACTTTGAAATTAGACCAAGCGCAATTCCGTGAATTGGAAGCGTTCGCAAAATTCGGTTCTGATTTGGATGCCGTTACTTTAAACGTAATTGAAAAAGGTAGAAGAAACGTTGAAATCTTAAAACAAGCCGTAAACGATCCTTACACTGTAGAAGACCAAGTAGCGATTATCTACGCAGGTTCTAAAAACTTGTTGAGAAACGTTCCTGTAAACAAAGTAAAAGAATTCGAAAGAGATTATATCGATTACTTGAATAACAAACACAGAGATGTTTTAAACGCTTTAAAAGCCGGTAAGTTAGATGATAACATTACTGACGTTTTAGAGAAAACAGCTAAAGAAATTTCAGCGAAATATAACTAA
- the atpG gene encoding ATP synthase F1 subunit gamma, whose protein sequence is MANLKEIRNRITSVQSTMQITSAMKMVSAAKLKKAQDAITAMRPYAEKLTELLQSVSATLDGDAGGQYTTQREVNKVLVVAITSNRGLCGAFNTNVIKQAKVVADGYAGKQVDFFAIGKKGNDFFRKTNTVIDNKSEVFDSLTFENVAEIADVLTHKFVSGEYDKIEIVYNQFKNAATQIVQTEQFLPLAPVQSDKPVSTGDYIFEPSKEEIVLTLIPKSLKTQLYKSIRDSFAAEHGARMTAMHKATDNATELRNQLKLTYNKARQAAITNEILEIVGGAEALKG, encoded by the coding sequence ATGGCAAACTTAAAGGAAATCCGTAATAGAATTACTTCCGTTCAGTCGACGATGCAGATTACATCGGCGATGAAGATGGTTTCTGCCGCAAAGTTGAAAAAAGCACAAGATGCTATCACAGCTATGCGACCTTATGCCGAAAAATTAACGGAATTATTACAAAGTGTAAGTGCTACTTTAGACGGAGATGCCGGTGGACAATACACGACGCAGCGCGAAGTAAACAAAGTGTTGGTTGTGGCCATTACCTCAAACCGTGGTTTGTGTGGTGCTTTCAATACTAACGTAATTAAGCAAGCAAAAGTAGTAGCTGATGGTTACGCCGGAAAACAAGTTGACTTCTTCGCCATCGGTAAAAAAGGAAATGATTTTTTCAGAAAAACCAATACCGTAATCGATAACAAGAGCGAAGTATTTGACAGCTTAACGTTTGAAAATGTGGCCGAAATCGCTGACGTATTAACTCACAAATTTGTTTCCGGAGAATACGACAAAATAGAAATCGTATACAACCAATTCAAAAATGCCGCTACACAAATCGTTCAAACCGAACAATTTTTGCCATTAGCACCGGTACAATCAGACAAACCTGTTTCCACCGGAGATTACATTTTTGAACCTTCAAAAGAAGAGATTGTGTTGACCTTGATTCCAAAATCATTAAAAACACAATTGTACAAATCCATCAGAGATTCATTTGCTGCTGAACACGGCGCTCGTATGACGGCAATGCACAAAGCAACCGACAACGCAACCGAATTGAGAAACCAATTGAAATTAACTTACAACAAAGCGCGTCAAGCGGCAATTACTAACGAAATCTTAGAGATTGTTGGTGGTGCAGAAGCCTTGAAAGGATAA
- a CDS encoding OmpA family protein, with translation MGKILRTTKLTTLSEFLIVVVGIGGILAGIYFLSPGLRTAVSKQLNGIELNTQDVNNVTNAEKIALPSKEISTEVSNKPLVRIAGYAWNAQSGMIVSNGGPKTTKGSLMEKNGVNLEIIRQDWLSELRNMQMKFIEEFDGGTEFPSSDKSAFAVMIMGDGAPFYISSVQKALDEKYGKDKYHLQVMGAVGMSYGEDKLIGPPSWKSNPKSMKGAVISAVLGDGDWVTTVNYCFANGLKVNPDPTTYDADAVNIYPSENDDYIKSAEELIKSQTTGWSVSLKEVINGKLTGKSVNRKIDGCATWTPGDKLVFDKLSGFVDIVSTKEFNNQMPTVLIGLKEWATKNPDIVTNILKSALTASNQMKNYDDWRVRASEAVTDTYKMESPEYWYKMFQGQQGTKNGLTYNMGGSKVFNYADGMQYFGMTDGVNRYKSVYNQVGTYLTELNPFGFNENVGRVVPYEEAVNLFFMKNINDIESTAADKADYTAQATEVMASGEWKINFSSGSASIQSNSNKDLERIYNLLVQAENSKLTIVGHTDNVGGDAANIPLSRNRAQAVVDYLKQKGIPESRFQLIDGKGASEPVADNSTESGKAKNRRVVITFLK, from the coding sequence ATGGGAAAAATTTTAAGAACAACTAAATTAACAACTTTATCAGAATTTTTAATCGTAGTTGTCGGAATTGGTGGCATCTTGGCGGGAATTTATTTCTTATCTCCCGGATTAAGAACAGCCGTTTCCAAACAACTTAATGGAATAGAACTTAATACGCAAGACGTAAATAATGTAACCAATGCGGAGAAAATCGCATTGCCTTCTAAAGAAATTTCTACCGAAGTTTCCAATAAACCTTTAGTGAGAATCGCAGGGTATGCTTGGAATGCTCAATCGGGAATGATTGTTTCTAATGGTGGACCAAAAACCACCAAAGGCTCTTTGATGGAAAAAAATGGAGTAAATCTTGAAATCATCCGTCAAGACTGGTTATCAGAATTGCGCAACATGCAAATGAAATTTATTGAAGAATTTGATGGCGGAACAGAATTCCCGTCTTCGGATAAAAGTGCTTTCGCCGTTATGATCATGGGTGACGGAGCGCCATTCTATATCAGCTCGGTACAAAAAGCATTAGACGAAAAATACGGGAAAGACAAATACCATTTGCAAGTAATGGGTGCAGTCGGAATGAGCTACGGAGAAGATAAATTAATCGGTCCACCAAGCTGGAAATCAAATCCGAAAAGCATGAAAGGCGCTGTTATCTCTGCCGTTTTAGGCGATGGTGACTGGGTAACTACGGTGAACTACTGTTTTGCTAACGGATTAAAAGTGAATCCTGATCCAACAACTTACGATGCTGATGCCGTAAACATCTATCCTTCAGAAAATGACGATTATATCAAATCAGCGGAAGAGTTGATTAAATCTCAAACTACCGGTTGGTCAGTGTCTTTGAAAGAAGTAATAAACGGTAAACTAACCGGAAAATCAGTAAACAGAAAAATCGATGGTTGTGCCACTTGGACACCCGGAGATAAATTAGTTTTCGACAAACTTTCTGGTTTTGTAGACATTGTTTCTACTAAAGAATTCAACAACCAAATGCCAACGGTATTAATTGGTTTAAAAGAATGGGCAACCAAAAATCCGGATATCGTGACAAACATTTTGAAATCGGCTTTGACCGCTTCTAACCAAATGAAAAACTACGATGACTGGAGAGTGAGAGCTTCTGAAGCTGTTACAGATACTTACAAGATGGAAAGCCCTGAATATTGGTACAAAATGTTCCAAGGACAGCAAGGCACCAAAAACGGCTTGACTTACAACATGGGTGGTTCCAAGGTGTTTAACTATGCTGACGGAATGCAATACTTCGGAATGACCGATGGCGTTAACCGATACAAATCCGTATACAACCAAGTAGGAACTTATTTAACCGAATTGAATCCCTTTGGGTTCAACGAAAATGTCGGAAGAGTGGTTCCTTATGAAGAAGCGGTGAATCTTTTCTTTATGAAAAACATCAACGATATCGAATCAACTGCAGCTGACAAAGCGGACTATACGGCTCAAGCTACTGAAGTAATGGCTTCCGGAGAATGGAAAATCAACTTTAGCTCTGGTAGCGCGTCTATCCAAAGCAATTCTAACAAAGATTTAGAAAGAATTTACAACCTTTTGGTACAAGCCGAAAATTCTAAATTAACGATAGTAGGACACACAGACAATGTTGGTGGTGATGCGGCAAATATTCCTTTATCCAGAAACAGAGCGCAAGCTGTAGTAGATTATTTGAAACAAAAAGGCATTCCTGAAAGTCGTTTCCAATTAATCGACGGAAAAGGCGCCAGCGAACCGGTGGCGGACAACAGCACCGAATCGGGCAAAGCCAAAAACAGAAGAGTAGTAATTACATTCTTGAAATAA